The DNA window GCGGACGCTTTCAAGGATGTGCGCGGCTGTGGATAGCGCGTGGTGGAGCGTCTGGTGGCCGTGGATGCTGATCTGGGCAGCCACCGTGATCACGCTGGTCGCGACGTGCTGGACCCTGTTCGCCCGCTGGCGGATGCTGCGCGGCCGTGGACAGCCGGTCAGGGGAATCACCTTCTATCTGCATGACGATTCGGTGATGGACCTCTATCTGGGCGGCACCTACAAGAGGGCGCTGCGCGAAGAGGTGCGCGAGGAGATCTCCAGCACCAAGGAGGCGAACGTCAACGCGGCCTTCCAGAACTTCGGCGTCGGCGGCGGCCGGACCGTCGACCGCAAGGTCTTCCGCGACTACATCGAGACCGCCGAGCCGATCACCGTCATCCGGATCATCATGGAGGTGTTGGAGAAGGCCGACGACATCGTCTACATCGACCTGGTCAACGGGGCGATCGAGCCGGGGCGGGCGCTGACGAAGGCGCTCAGGACCACGGTGCTGACCGATCCGGCGTCCTTCACCGTCCGGGAGCTGGGTCAGCTGGAGTCGTATGTGTCGGTCCGTGGCACGTTCCGGATGGCCGCGGAGAGCGGCGACACGGTGATCTTCGAGGCGCCGTGCGGGGAACGCCAGGACGGGGGCGTGGTCCAGGCGCTGTTCCGGTGCTCGGGCAGCGGCATCCGGCGTGACGTGCCGGAGGGGGAGTTCCAGGCGCGGTGCCTAGGCAAGGTGCAGACGTGGGACAGGCAGCGCGAAAAGCTCATCATCGATCCGATCGCCATCTTCCAGTGACGTGTTGCCGGCACTGACCCGAGCTCGGCCCACGCCCCGACGATCCCTGACGCGTGGCACGCATCGGCCAGCACCACGCCGGCCGACCTGGCGCCCTTCACGAAGGAGGACCTGGAGGAAGCCCACAGCCGCCTGACCCGGCTCGCCCAGATCTTCGAGCTCCGGCTCGGCGGCCTCTCCGCCACGGACCTCGACCGCCGCGACGGCGAAGCCTGGTCGGTCCGGCAGATCGCGTTTCACCTGGAGAGCTCCCTCTACTACGCGGAGGCGGTGGGCCGCCTGAGCTGACTCAGCGGCCGAGTGTCATCGGGTGAAGGCTCGGCTCATGCAGCGGGCGGCCGCGTTGCGGGCAGCCAAGCCGGGACGGGTGGCGGGCACGAGCAGCGCGGACGCCCGGCGGACGTTGCGCTGTTTCGGGTCGACCAGGGTGCGGTGGCGTGATTCGTACCGCCGGAAGGCCGTTTTCGGGTCCTCCGGAGTCTCGGCCAGTGCGGTGGCGAGAGTGTCCGCGCCGGTCATCGCCAGCGTCGAACCGTCGCCGAAGAGCGACACGCACGACGCGGCGTCGCCGAGCAGAACCACCCGGTCGCTGCTCCACGACGGCAGGCTGACGCGGCTCACCGCGTCGAACCAGAGGTCGCCGTCGCGCGAAAGCCGGTCCAGCAGCTCGGGAACGCGCCAGCCAACCTCCGCATACGCTTCCATGACCGCCTCGCGGGGAGAGCGGTCCGCGGCCGGCGTCTGGCGGAAGATGAACGCCGCGATGGCCTCACCCCGAGCGGGATGGATCGAGACGAGCCGGCCCGGCGTATTGAAGAGCAGCACCTCGTCGTGCACCTCGGCCGGGCCACCGAGTGGCATGGTGGCGACGCGAAGCCCCAGATCCTCGACCCACGCGGACTCCGGCCCGAACGCGAGCCGCCGGACCGTCGAGTGCAGACCGTCGGCGCCGATGACCACATCGAACCGGCGGGGCGCGGCATGCTCGAACGTCACGTCGACACCTGTCGCGTCCTCGTGCAGGGTGGCGATCGAGTCGCCGAAGATGACCTCGATGTCGTCGCCGGCGACGTCGAGAAGGATCGCGGCGAGGTCGCTGCGACCGATCTCGACCTCGTGGCCGCGCGACGCGGGCATCGGGATGCGGGCGATCCGGCGGCCGGCTCTATCGATCACCCGCATGGCGGCGGCGTGTGTGGCGGCGGCGCGCAGGCGGGGCATGACCCCCATCCGGCCGGCGACGGGCACTGCCGGACCACGGATATCAAC is part of the Actinoplanes missouriensis 431 genome and encodes:
- a CDS encoding FAD-dependent monooxygenase: MPNHTALISGAGVAGPTVAFWLARHGWSVTLVERAAAARSSGSPVDIRGPAVPVAGRMGVMPRLRAAATHAAAMRVIDRAGRRIARIPMPASRGHEVEIGRSDLAAILLDVAGDDIEVIFGDSIATLHEDATGVDVTFEHAAPRRFDVVIGADGLHSTVRRLAFGPESAWVEDLGLRVATMPLGGPAEVHDEVLLFNTPGRLVSIHPARGEAIAAFIFRQTPAADRSPREAVMEAYAEVGWRVPELLDRLSRDGDLWFDAVSRVSLPSWSSDRVVLLGDAASCVSLFGDGSTLAMTGADTLATALAETPEDPKTAFRRYESRHRTLVDPKQRNVRRASALLVPATRPGLAARNAAARCMSRAFTR